A single Crateriforma conspicua DNA region contains:
- a CDS encoding two-partner secretion domain-containing protein codes for MSQRRRRQKRAELRNLLLGGVLAVSTATTASAQNPTGGTVVAGAATISNAGSTLNVNASTDRAVINWQSFSIGQGNTANFNLPSASSAVLNRVTTPNTPSAIHGALNSNGNVFLVNPSGVLVGPNGVINTNGFTASTFDIGNQDFMNGGPMTFRGSSTADIVNQGTINTGSGGAHFIANQFSNSGTINSLGGSVTVGSGRSVTYSNGVTHVEADMATLQNGYSETASLINNTGTIRATGAVMAGGEVYLTNPGGKVFNSGTIAASQSVSVNTGQLNHIGTIDTSGTTGGSVTVTSNDALVQGRIDASGTQSGGDVQIQSNTVDQYAAIDASSDAGTGGNVQIETTTAYTATTAGDIDVSGTDGGSIAITGPGRIVTSATLDATGATGNGGTIDVSSSTKTSMLGTTFDASGSIDGGMIRVGGEYQGGRDLTTDELANSGQTLISPGSQIIATGESGQGGTAIVWSDDRTQFYGGVDVSGSGADGTGGFVELSSAGLLQYQTTDEVQTGGGTVLLDPKNGVIVDTAPSGMDMITFSLLGSGETFLDAFDRFGVSVGLNSAGDRLAVGAIGDDGGSVLKGESGAVYLFDLDTNSVLDSVSLAQILRDGAALSGGGTLELEADDRFGSAVDFDGPGGILAVGASRDDFLGFDQSLSLLDDTGAVYLFQLSTTDLSQAPELPIVIRDGTPLVGGGVFDLRANESNSINAQLGGDLFGTSVALDEDGNRLAVGANGFTNSFVYLFEINPTNLAAAPNLAQRLGSDTLTTLGDLDAAGFGESVALNASGSILAVGAPELNNRAGGVYLFNLISQNFGQPARFRQLVENGPGGPVSVGQAEFGSGVALNAVGDLLGVGAENLGFLNGGVFGFQLNPSDLTVAPNLLVQVSDGVQIGDTTIEIGNESYGADIALDAAGTRVVVGAPGFDGDNRVAQDSGSVSLFDLEFTGTSFRYEGRRLSTDAISTTMPDVSGLGLAVELGSNKTQLAVSSLGPEFGDEFGQVHFFLLDEDNLNTVPTLVTTLRNGVGIDTPVGLETLQLDDQDMFGSSISIADNGNLLAIGAAGDDGVGNMDMNSGAIYLFEVDQTDPVVPLSLPQVIRNQQSLSGGQTLMLGNNSGFGGAIALTEDGQRLAAGASGDSKVFLFEFGAGGFMGPATLAQTIADGTTLADTTTLDIPFSPIGYGLDVNADGSRLAVGERNGAGGGVYLFELNPNDWSQAPDLAQELRRGVTLADGSTLSLVAGGEFGRGISFNDAGDRLAVGQPSDFNLNSVFLFELDTNDLSVTADLKQVIRNDTPLASGDTFQGGNSTFGQSVSLDGSGDRLAVGNPDRNRFHLFDFGGGGFEQTVNLAQSISNDSPLGGLVELPAFSGFGGAVALNGTGERLAVESNRSIYLFDVDTTLASDPVLGQVLRSGSGLSDGTILNIDLSDSDFGNSLALNGAGDILAVGDPEDRGAVFLFQLDETDLSQLPSLELFLTDTFGAPVELDLGFTDRFGFSVDLNDAGNRLAVGAIGDQGASDLSGNSTGAAYVFDLDPDNLSQMPTFRALIQDGATSGMGQVVDLDPVDLFGFSVALTNDGNHLIVGAPGDDGVGNLSMDAGNVYVYRVPAVGVPSSDTFDLAFDFAGSQNLIGPEFAIEAGDRFGASVAFAGPGDFFADTANNNIFGQIDGHGLAVGATGDDGAFNNSPDSGAIYLFAEAAFNGVDDTGFENGGLTTFFDVLRFPGSDALGSAVSLNSGGTLLAVGNQADSIGTNDIRAGVGSVSLISFGSSSGFSLTGNLAFSDFPADTTFIDPDDIVAILNAGNDLVLQFSNDLEIRSDFSTAATGVGTLTLQSGRNITLTPGTDLFIGDGSLMLEFNSQSAIPGQRDPGDPTLRLDTVSILASGDDSRIQLLPGESEDALLADSDPLVHISDSIIGANEVIIGVTNAPAANQRVVIDDDSLLAGNRVIVRGTNSSRGIGIDISGMGTELVASEELSLAAIGGISISDGAKLTGTENASIGIGNILLGNDPEFDVFRTAGDGISIDGGLLQTANGDIGIEAVSLEIITTPSVGAPVISDGPKFERDSLRMTNSEIIAGGSGDVQIIQSGEDAYLLSLSESTISGLNTTIVMNGLAFSPRSGASTVSLQNQSQINSAANGELRIYLPQQSGVSVDSSSSFNGVAGGNLLDSNGNLINSVGVGEFIGEQATFPFDADYLGNPQANVAFYLASIDLTPGLFFTANDGQSTYGQTPIDPGLSITRGVLQEGDTLQSIGVGTDFNLTQFSDAGTYTINVEATDLDPKYRLLGTASGTFTILPADLVVTGGTYTKTYGDTFVFPDNDFTVEGLVNGEMIGPVQWLSLGTRPDADVMDTPYAVGLNVRGQGTFNPLNYNISFSNGGLTVVPADLVVNPLSQQKTYGDSMLDRTRFEAIGLKNGETIQQVSFTSPGIAATANVGSYDLAASGIAAAGNGFDANNYNIELGSLSGGLMVTPAPLLISANNQSKLIGVEFVFNGSEFTAFGLKNADTIDQVDLASEGTFADAELGQYPIIAMNPMGDLDLGNYDVTINNGVFTVRDEIPLPEVGIRTDDLVYDQFGRYIDFANTVDMLTPTNVGTINLGPSPFSANEGDDSDDATQADEPSGDVYLPNAIRNSSRD; via the coding sequence ATGAGCCAACGACGCCGACGACAAAAGCGTGCCGAACTTCGTAACCTTCTTTTGGGCGGCGTGCTGGCCGTCAGTACGGCAACCACCGCGTCGGCTCAAAACCCGACCGGTGGCACAGTCGTCGCCGGTGCCGCGACGATTTCCAACGCGGGATCAACGCTGAATGTGAATGCCTCGACCGATCGTGCCGTCATCAATTGGCAAAGCTTTTCGATCGGCCAAGGCAACACAGCCAACTTTAATTTGCCGTCGGCATCGTCTGCCGTCCTGAACCGCGTGACCACGCCGAATACGCCGTCGGCGATTCATGGTGCGTTGAACTCCAACGGCAACGTCTTTTTGGTGAATCCCAGCGGCGTGCTTGTCGGACCCAACGGTGTCATCAACACCAATGGGTTCACGGCATCGACGTTTGACATCGGCAATCAAGACTTCATGAACGGTGGCCCGATGACGTTCCGTGGTTCTTCCACGGCAGACATCGTCAATCAGGGAACGATCAACACGGGTTCGGGCGGCGCGCACTTCATCGCCAACCAATTCAGTAACTCTGGCACGATCAACAGCCTAGGCGGATCGGTCACGGTGGGCAGTGGACGGAGTGTGACCTACAGCAACGGCGTCACGCATGTCGAAGCCGACATGGCCACGCTGCAAAACGGCTACAGCGAAACGGCATCGCTGATCAACAACACCGGCACGATCCGCGCGACCGGTGCGGTGATGGCGGGCGGCGAAGTTTACTTGACCAACCCAGGTGGCAAGGTCTTCAACAGCGGGACGATCGCGGCCAGTCAGTCCGTCTCGGTTAACACCGGACAACTAAATCACATTGGAACGATCGACACCAGCGGGACGACCGGCGGTTCGGTCACCGTGACATCCAATGACGCGCTCGTTCAAGGACGCATCGATGCCAGTGGCACGCAGTCCGGCGGTGACGTTCAAATCCAATCCAACACGGTGGACCAATACGCGGCGATCGACGCATCTTCGGATGCCGGAACTGGCGGCAATGTGCAGATCGAAACAACCACTGCCTACACCGCGACGACCGCGGGTGACATCGATGTTTCGGGGACCGATGGTGGATCCATCGCGATCACCGGACCAGGCCGCATCGTGACATCAGCAACACTGGATGCAACCGGGGCGACAGGCAACGGCGGCACGATCGACGTGTCCAGCAGCACCAAGACGTCGATGCTGGGTACCACGTTTGATGCATCCGGATCGATCGACGGCGGGATGATTCGTGTCGGCGGTGAATACCAGGGCGGCCGAGACCTGACGACCGACGAACTGGCCAACTCCGGGCAGACTTTGATCAGCCCTGGCAGCCAAATCATCGCCACCGGCGAAAGCGGCCAAGGCGGAACGGCGATCGTCTGGAGCGATGACCGAACGCAGTTCTACGGCGGCGTGGACGTCAGTGGCAGCGGAGCGGACGGGACCGGCGGATTCGTCGAACTGTCATCGGCAGGTCTGCTTCAGTATCAAACCACCGACGAAGTCCAAACCGGCGGCGGCACCGTTCTGCTGGATCCGAAGAATGGTGTGATCGTCGATACCGCTCCGTCCGGCATGGACATGATCACGTTTTCGCTGTTGGGTTCCGGCGAAACGTTCTTGGATGCGTTTGATCGGTTCGGCGTATCGGTCGGCCTAAACTCGGCGGGTGACCGTTTGGCGGTCGGTGCGATCGGTGACGACGGTGGTTCGGTTTTGAAGGGTGAATCTGGCGCGGTTTACCTTTTCGATCTTGATACCAACAGCGTTCTTGATTCCGTGTCGCTCGCACAGATCTTGCGTGATGGTGCGGCACTTTCCGGCGGCGGCACGCTGGAACTGGAAGCTGACGACCGCTTCGGCAGCGCGGTTGATTTCGACGGCCCCGGCGGCATCCTGGCGGTCGGTGCATCGCGCGACGATTTCTTGGGCTTCGATCAGTCACTCAGCCTGCTGGACGATACGGGCGCGGTTTATCTGTTCCAGCTGAGCACCACCGACCTTTCACAAGCACCTGAGTTGCCGATCGTCATTCGCGATGGCACACCGTTGGTGGGCGGTGGCGTCTTTGATCTGCGTGCCAACGAATCGAACTCCATCAACGCACAACTGGGTGGCGATCTTTTCGGAACCAGTGTCGCGTTGGATGAAGACGGAAACCGTCTAGCGGTCGGCGCCAACGGGTTCACCAATTCATTCGTCTATCTGTTCGAAATCAACCCGACCAATCTGGCCGCCGCTCCCAACCTTGCGCAACGACTGGGCAGCGATACGCTAACCACTTTGGGTGACCTGGATGCGGCCGGCTTCGGCGAAAGTGTCGCGTTGAACGCATCGGGCAGCATCTTGGCCGTCGGTGCCCCCGAGCTGAACAATCGTGCGGGCGGCGTCTATCTTTTCAACTTGATCAGTCAGAACTTTGGTCAGCCGGCACGGTTTCGACAGTTGGTCGAAAACGGTCCCGGCGGCCCGGTTTCGGTGGGACAAGCGGAATTTGGAAGCGGCGTTGCACTGAACGCTGTCGGCGACCTGCTGGGCGTCGGTGCCGAAAATCTTGGATTCCTCAACGGTGGCGTTTTCGGTTTCCAATTGAACCCATCGGACTTGACGGTTGCACCCAATTTGCTGGTTCAAGTTTCCGACGGCGTCCAGATCGGTGACACGACCATCGAAATCGGCAACGAATCCTATGGAGCGGACATCGCGCTGGATGCCGCCGGTACGCGCGTCGTGGTGGGGGCACCGGGTTTCGATGGTGACAACCGCGTGGCACAAGATTCCGGGTCGGTTTCGCTGTTTGATTTGGAATTCACTGGGACCTCGTTCCGCTATGAAGGCCGACGACTTAGCACCGATGCCATTTCAACCACGATGCCTGACGTGTCAGGCCTTGGACTTGCGGTTGAATTGGGATCGAACAAAACTCAACTTGCCGTCAGTTCGCTGGGCCCTGAATTTGGTGACGAATTCGGCCAAGTTCATTTCTTCCTGCTGGACGAAGACAACCTGAACACCGTGCCCACCCTGGTGACCACGCTTCGCAATGGTGTGGGCATTGATACGCCGGTCGGGTTGGAAACGCTTCAGTTGGACGATCAAGACATGTTCGGCAGCTCGATCTCCATCGCCGACAACGGGAACCTGCTGGCGATCGGTGCAGCGGGTGATGATGGCGTCGGAAACATGGACATGAACTCCGGTGCAATCTATCTGTTCGAGGTTGATCAGACCGATCCGGTGGTTCCACTTTCGTTGCCGCAAGTGATCCGCAATCAACAGTCTCTCAGCGGCGGGCAAACGTTGATGCTGGGCAACAACAGCGGCTTCGGTGGTGCCATCGCGCTGACCGAAGACGGCCAGCGTCTGGCGGCGGGAGCCTCGGGTGATTCCAAGGTCTTCCTGTTTGAATTCGGCGCCGGCGGATTCATGGGGCCGGCGACACTTGCACAGACCATCGCAGACGGAACCACACTGGCCGATACCACAACGCTTGACATTCCGTTTTCGCCCATCGGTTACGGTCTGGATGTGAATGCCGATGGTTCCCGGCTGGCCGTGGGAGAGCGAAACGGTGCGGGCGGGGGCGTCTATCTGTTTGAGTTAAACCCCAATGATTGGAGCCAGGCACCCGACTTGGCTCAGGAGCTTCGTCGTGGTGTGACGTTGGCTGATGGCAGCACTTTGTCTTTGGTCGCCGGCGGTGAATTCGGTCGCGGCATCTCGTTCAATGACGCCGGCGACCGCTTGGCCGTTGGACAGCCGTCTGACTTCAATCTCAACAGTGTCTTCTTATTCGAACTGGATACCAACGACCTCAGTGTCACGGCGGATCTGAAACAGGTCATCCGCAACGACACGCCACTCGCATCCGGCGACACCTTCCAGGGCGGCAATTCAACATTCGGACAGTCCGTTTCACTCGATGGCAGCGGCGACCGACTGGCGGTCGGCAACCCGGATCGCAATCGTTTCCATTTGTTCGATTTCGGCGGCGGCGGATTCGAGCAAACGGTTAATTTGGCCCAATCGATTAGCAATGACTCGCCGCTGGGCGGATTGGTTGAATTGCCCGCCTTCAGTGGATTCGGTGGCGCCGTTGCATTGAACGGGACCGGCGAACGATTGGCGGTCGAAAGCAACCGATCGATCTATCTGTTCGATGTCGACACAACCTTGGCATCGGATCCCGTGCTGGGACAAGTCCTACGTTCCGGATCGGGGCTAAGTGACGGGACGATCCTGAACATTGATCTTTCCGATTCCGATTTCGGCAACTCGCTCGCGCTCAACGGCGCCGGTGACATCTTGGCGGTGGGCGATCCAGAAGACCGCGGCGCGGTGTTCTTGTTCCAACTCGACGAAACGGACTTGAGTCAACTTCCTTCGCTGGAACTCTTCCTGACGGATACGTTTGGCGCCCCAGTTGAATTGGACCTGGGCTTTACGGATCGATTTGGTTTTTCGGTCGACTTGAATGACGCGGGAAATCGGTTGGCGGTTGGGGCCATCGGAGACCAAGGCGCGTCGGATCTTTCAGGCAACAGCACGGGAGCGGCCTACGTCTTTGATCTTGATCCGGACAACTTATCTCAAATGCCAACGTTCCGGGCTTTGATTCAAGATGGAGCGACATCGGGGATGGGGCAGGTCGTCGACTTGGACCCAGTGGATTTATTCGGTTTTTCTGTTGCATTGACGAATGACGGAAATCATCTGATTGTCGGTGCGCCCGGCGACGACGGCGTCGGTAACCTGTCGATGGATGCGGGTAACGTCTACGTCTACCGCGTCCCGGCGGTCGGAGTGCCTTCGAGTGACACATTCGATCTTGCTTTTGATTTCGCGGGTTCTCAGAATCTGATTGGTCCGGAATTCGCCATTGAGGCAGGAGATCGATTTGGCGCATCGGTTGCTTTCGCCGGGCCAGGCGATTTCTTCGCAGACACCGCCAACAACAACATCTTTGGCCAAATCGATGGCCACGGATTAGCGGTCGGTGCTACCGGTGACGACGGAGCATTCAACAACTCGCCGGACTCCGGTGCGATTTATCTGTTCGCCGAAGCGGCGTTCAATGGAGTTGACGACACCGGATTTGAAAACGGTGGCTTGACCACTTTCTTTGATGTCTTGAGATTTCCCGGATCCGATGCGCTCGGCAGTGCTGTCAGTCTAAATTCCGGAGGGACGCTGCTGGCAGTTGGAAACCAAGCTGATTCAATCGGCACGAATGACATCCGCGCCGGTGTCGGTAGCGTTTCGCTGATTTCATTTGGTAGTTCCTCAGGATTCTCACTGACTGGCAATTTGGCGTTCAGCGACTTCCCCGCCGACACCACCTTCATTGACCCTGATGACATCGTGGCGATCTTGAATGCGGGCAATGATCTGGTTCTGCAGTTCAGTAACGATCTAGAGATTCGATCCGACTTCTCCACTGCTGCGACGGGGGTTGGCACGTTGACGCTGCAGTCGGGACGCAACATCACCTTGACCCCCGGAACGGACCTTTTCATCGGCGATGGATCGTTGATGCTGGAATTCAATTCTCAGTCCGCGATCCCCGGGCAACGAGACCCCGGTGACCCGACATTGCGTCTAGACACGGTCTCGATTTTGGCATCGGGTGATGATTCAAGGATTCAGCTGTTACCTGGTGAATCGGAGGATGCATTGCTCGCCGATTCGGACCCGCTTGTTCACATCAGCGATTCAATCATCGGTGCAAATGAAGTGATCATTGGTGTCACGAATGCCCCCGCTGCTAATCAACGAGTCGTGATTGACGACGATTCCCTGTTGGCGGGAAATCGAGTGATTGTTCGGGGAACAAACAGCAGCCGCGGAATCGGAATTGATATTTCGGGAATGGGGACGGAACTCGTCGCATCGGAGGAACTGTCGCTCGCAGCCATTGGCGGCATAAGCATTTCCGATGGTGCGAAACTGACCGGAACCGAAAACGCATCGATTGGCATCGGCAACATCTTGCTGGGGAACGACCCTGAGTTTGATGTATTCCGAACTGCAGGAGATGGTATCTCGATTGACGGAGGCTTGTTGCAGACCGCCAACGGAGACATTGGGATCGAAGCGGTGTCTTTGGAAATCATCACAACACCTTCTGTCGGTGCTCCCGTGATTAGCGATGGTCCTAAATTTGAACGCGACTCTCTTCGCATGACAAATAGCGAAATCATCGCTGGCGGAAGCGGAGATGTACAAATCATTCAATCCGGAGAGGATGCGTATTTGCTCTCGCTTTCGGAGTCGACCATCAGTGGTCTGAACACCACGATCGTAATGAACGGCTTGGCTTTCAGCCCAAGGTCGGGTGCGTCGACAGTTAGCCTGCAAAATCAATCCCAAATCAATTCCGCAGCAAACGGAGAGTTGCGCATCTACCTTCCGCAGCAGTCGGGTGTGTCGGTGGACAGTTCATCAAGCTTCAACGGTGTCGCTGGCGGAAACCTGTTGGACTCCAATGGCAACCTGATCAATAGCGTCGGTGTGGGTGAGTTCATTGGAGAACAAGCCACCTTCCCCTTTGATGCTGACTACTTGGGCAATCCCCAGGCAAACGTTGCTTTTTATCTCGCATCGATTGATCTGACCCCCGGACTGTTTTTCACCGCCAACGACGGTCAGTCGACGTACGGTCAAACTCCAATCGATCCCGGTCTGTCAATCACGCGCGGCGTGCTGCAAGAAGGCGATACACTGCAAAGCATCGGTGTGGGCACGGACTTTAACCTGACCCAGTTCTCCGATGCGGGCACCTACACGATCAACGTCGAAGCGACCGATCTGGATCCCAAGTACCGATTGTTGGGTACCGCCAGCGGAACCTTCACGATCCTGCCGGCCGACTTGGTCGTGACAGGTGGCACGTACACCAAGACCTACGGCGACACGTTCGTCTTCCCTGACAACGACTTCACTGTCGAAGGCCTGGTCAATGGTGAAATGATCGGTCCGGTTCAGTGGCTCAGCCTTGGCACCCGTCCCGACGCCGATGTCATGGACACTCCCTACGCGGTCGGCCTGAACGTTAGAGGACAAGGGACTTTCAATCCATTGAACTACAACATCTCGTTCTCCAACGGTGGCTTGACGGTCGTTCCCGCCGATTTGGTCGTCAATCCTTTGAGCCAGCAGAAGACCTACGGCGATTCGATGTTGGACCGCACACGCTTCGAAGCGATCGGGCTGAAGAACGGAGAAACGATCCAACAAGTCAGCTTCACTTCGCCCGGCATCGCCGCAACCGCGAATGTCGGCAGCTATGACTTGGCCGCATCAGGAATTGCTGCTGCCGGCAATGGGTTCGACGCGAACAATTACAACATCGAACTCGGTTCGCTGTCCGGTGGATTGATGGTCACACCCGCACCGCTGCTGATTTCGGCGAACAACCAGTCGAAATTGATTGGCGTCGAATTCGTGTTCAACGGATCGGAGTTCACGGCGTTCGGCTTGAAGAATGCAGATACGATTGACCAGGTCGACTTGGCCAGTGAGGGAACTTTCGCCGATGCCGAATTGGGACAGTATCCGATCATCGCCATGAATCCGATGGGCGATCTCGATCTGGGCAACTATGACGTCACCATCAACAATGGCGTCTTCACCGTCCGAGATGAAATCCCGTTGCCCGAAGTGGGCATCCGTACCGACGACTTGGTTTACGACCAATTCGGTCGCTACATCGATTTCGCCAACACGGTCGACATGCTGACACCAACGAATGTCGGTACCATCAACCTTGGTCCTTCCCCGTTCAGCGCGAATGAAGGCGACGACTCGGATGACGCCACACAGGCCGATGAACCCAGTGGCGATGTTTACCTTCCAAACGCCATTCGCAACAGCAGCCGAGACTAA
- a CDS encoding ShlB/FhaC/HecB family hemolysin secretion/activation protein, translated as MKISWRRSALAGCLAATAFFAHATQTQAQNYERYKPLSVPSQRFNQPTVQPESLDPVEGSDKVLVDALAGVIILDHADKVDAEDAHDGVAGIQHDFDDRSSLVYGSGVQSIVYRYLDGPVTLRRLNQMSRDIITYYRKCGQPVVDVVIPEQKITSGVVQIVVTEARIGSVTMTDGCVFEAEDLCHWVQCTRRGDKIFESKLNNDLFWLNQNPFRRVSVDMRPGDIEGTTDIIFDIDDVCPIRVYSGYEDTGVRTLGLERLYAGMIYGNAFGKGGILSYQYTADAEFYRLNAHSVSYAQPVSRKISWNAYGSWAGVTPTIPTVNQDGESWQLGMGITHHLQKTRWVDTNWSLGVDFKQTNNNLEFGGQLVQNSAADLIQLRLSFQHLRRGCRDQYGLLMWDSFVGPGAGFTGDHNTAAFNTIRANTTPDYFYTRLRAERLWNVQQNWQLMGRFVGQLASERLLFSETLGFGGYDSIRGYDQRVYSSDDGWFASLEFGPRMKRFGCCSNPNTFRAFTFVDMGSGSNIDPLPGEFGDEFLISMGLGMRLTLTDRTSLRASYGHGFEKIPGAASRDRVHIGFVSLFGPRVR; from the coding sequence ATGAAAATTTCATGGAGACGCTCCGCGCTGGCCGGATGTCTAGCGGCCACCGCGTTCTTCGCTCATGCCACGCAGACGCAGGCCCAGAACTACGAGCGTTACAAGCCGCTGTCGGTGCCGAGCCAAAGGTTCAATCAACCGACGGTTCAGCCTGAATCGTTGGACCCGGTCGAAGGAAGCGACAAGGTTCTGGTCGACGCGCTGGCGGGCGTGATCATTTTGGATCATGCCGACAAGGTGGACGCCGAAGATGCCCATGATGGGGTCGCCGGGATCCAGCATGACTTTGACGATCGATCGTCGCTGGTCTATGGATCGGGGGTGCAGTCGATCGTCTATCGCTATCTGGATGGACCGGTGACGCTGCGTCGGCTGAACCAGATGTCGCGCGACATCATCACCTATTACCGCAAATGTGGTCAGCCGGTTGTCGACGTCGTTATTCCCGAACAAAAGATCACTTCGGGGGTTGTCCAGATCGTCGTGACCGAAGCACGAATCGGTTCGGTCACGATGACCGATGGCTGTGTGTTCGAAGCGGAAGATCTATGCCACTGGGTTCAGTGTACGCGCCGCGGCGACAAGATCTTTGAAAGTAAACTGAACAACGATTTGTTCTGGTTGAACCAAAATCCGTTCCGACGTGTTTCCGTTGACATGCGTCCCGGTGATATCGAAGGCACGACAGACATCATCTTTGACATCGATGACGTTTGCCCGATTCGAGTGTATTCCGGATACGAAGACACGGGCGTGCGGACGTTGGGCTTGGAACGGTTGTATGCCGGAATGATCTATGGCAATGCATTCGGCAAAGGCGGCATCCTTAGCTATCAGTACACGGCCGATGCGGAGTTCTATCGGTTGAATGCTCACAGCGTCAGTTACGCGCAACCGGTCAGCCGCAAAATCAGCTGGAACGCCTATGGCAGTTGGGCCGGTGTGACGCCGACGATTCCAACGGTCAATCAGGATGGTGAAAGCTGGCAACTGGGGATGGGCATCACTCACCACCTACAGAAGACTCGGTGGGTGGACACTAACTGGTCGCTGGGTGTTGATTTCAAACAAACGAACAACAACCTTGAATTCGGCGGTCAGTTGGTTCAGAACTCGGCGGCTGATTTGATCCAGCTTCGATTGTCGTTCCAGCATCTTCGCCGTGGTTGCCGCGACCAGTACGGGTTGCTGATGTGGGATTCGTTTGTCGGGCCCGGTGCCGGATTCACCGGCGATCACAACACGGCCGCTTTCAACACGATCCGTGCCAACACGACGCCGGACTATTTCTACACACGGCTTCGTGCCGAACGCCTGTGGAACGTGCAGCAGAACTGGCAACTGATGGGGCGTTTTGTCGGTCAGTTGGCATCGGAACGACTGTTGTTCAGCGAAACGCTTGGCTTCGGCGGCTACGATTCCATTCGCGGGTATGATCAGCGTGTTTACAGCAGCGATGACGGTTGGTTTGCATCGCTCGAGTTCGGGCCGCGAATGAAACGTTTCGGTTGCTGTTCCAATCCGAACACCTTTCGCGCCTTCACGTTTGTCGACATGGGCAGCGGATCGAACATCGATCCGTTGCCGGGCGAATTCGGCGACGAGTTCTTGATCAGCATGGGCCTGGGAATGCGTCTGACGCTGACCGATCGGACATCTTTGCGAGCGTCCTATGGTCACGGTTTCGAAAAGATCCCCGGTGCCGCAAGTCGCGACCGAGTCCATATCGGCTTCGTGTCCCTGTTCGGTCCACGCGTTCGCTAA
- a CDS encoding helix-turn-helix domain-containing protein, protein MAIKVNLSRVMKEREISLTQLAEEVGITLANLSILKTGKAKAIRFSTLDAICRVLECQPGDILVQEDESDAKSG, encoded by the coding sequence ATGGCGATCAAAGTCAACTTGAGTCGGGTCATGAAGGAGCGTGAGATCTCGTTGACCCAATTGGCGGAAGAAGTGGGCATCACCCTGGCCAATCTATCCATCTTGAAGACGGGAAAGGCGAAGGCGATCCGCTTTAGCACTCTGGACGCGATCTGTCGTGTCTTGGAATGCCAGCCGGGCGACATCCTGGTCCAGGAAGACGAGTCGGACGCGAAGTCGGGTTGA
- a CDS encoding DUF2975 domain-containing protein, with protein sequence MFLIAAPSEKLSFAVLGYASDIDTTAFSVHDRQGRSLDFAFPDGIPVTLQFPASGNGVRAGLVQRAFAAMVIVPCFLVGLFFIKQLRDIMKTVDQDDPFAVANARRIRIIGLLILAFELIVCFGRLAMSGFVDIMARPEGFNFNGRIHLDLELLVVAIAMLVLSEVFRHGTRLRDEQSLTI encoded by the coding sequence TTGTTTCTAATCGCGGCACCCTCTGAAAAACTTTCGTTCGCCGTTTTGGGGTATGCCAGCGACATTGATACGACGGCCTTCTCGGTCCATGACCGGCAAGGGCGATCACTTGATTTTGCATTCCCCGACGGAATCCCGGTCACGCTGCAATTCCCTGCGTCGGGTAACGGCGTTCGGGCCGGCTTGGTTCAGCGCGCATTCGCCGCGATGGTGATCGTGCCCTGCTTCCTTGTCGGCCTGTTCTTTATCAAGCAGCTCCGCGACATCATGAAAACGGTGGACCAGGACGATCCTTTCGCCGTCGCAAACGCGCGTCGAATTCGCATCATTGGGCTGCTGATTCTTGCGTTTGAATTGATCGTCTGCTTCGGGCGTTTGGCGATGTCCGGATTTGTCGACATCATGGCTCGCCCCGAAGGATTCAACTTCAACGGACGAATCCATCTTGACCTGGAACTGTTGGTGGTCGCGATTGCGATGCTAGTCCTATCCGAAGTCTTTCGGCACGGCACAAGGTTGCGCGACGAACAATCGTTGACGATTTGA